A single genomic interval of Marmota flaviventris isolate mMarFla1 chromosome 14, mMarFla1.hap1, whole genome shotgun sequence harbors:
- the C14H2orf81 gene encoding uncharacterized protein C2orf81 homolog isoform X2 produces MAHDGSERQERQARDRGMTRSKAEKARPPTVTVPQVEIVPGRLNEAEWIALTAIEEGEDVVGDILADLLARVMDSAFQVYLTQQCIPFTISQAREAMLQIIEWRFLARDEGESAVAEDPTWGEDEEPLACTTDAWAQGSVPVLHTPASEVLEENCQVEDLENLDRIPLRRSGPGRASQELTESRERSLSVTLGPQPNPELFLEAELGDTLEEPDRGARSHSSLVGFLNGSVQPSLEVELAESPRPFPELSQVALPRASVESQSPQHLRGPLSLEDFYSCIPQPDAAGDQLKRKTQAMSPNASGVLVPFSSKGDTSALSATVSSQSQQPVYLDSRRGALQSKVDRKAAEVRLDPARLPRHWVRPLAEVLVPDSKVHPLEAYRKRQQGKIQAQVGLQTPGPQVPASLAAFFPLQPDIPFRAVGPEPRLQLPTLNLGPPSLSFGSKLPFPSPGIHFLGTHPAVVEAAHRSSPSVWPRAKWPSGWEREAELLGNLWAGRTRVPPQGLGLAEKDGQASGWPQTMPQVLEATSQVFWRPVLVPEAVKLAPGVSMWNRSTQVLLNSAVSQEEDKEEGGTSPAVEQRPIQKGVSKPHVTAEQLTKSATPKVWLLPSKPMPHSGS; encoded by the exons ATGGCGCATGATGGCTCG GAAAGACAGGAGAGGCAGGCCCGAGACCGAGGGATGACCCGATCCAAGGCTGAGAAGGCGCGACCGCCCACCGTGACGGTGCCACAGGTGGAGATCGTGCCTGGGCGGCTTAATGAGGCCGAGTGGATCGCGTTAACCGCTATCGAGGAGGGCGAGGACGTAGTGGGGGACATCCTGGCGGATCTGCTGGCTCGAGTCATGGATTCCGCCTTCCAAGTCTACCTGACCCAGCAG TGCATTCCATTTACCATCAGCCAGGCCCGGGAGGCCATGCTGCAGATCATTGAGTGGCGCTTCCTGGCTCGGGACGAGGGAGAATCAGCAGTGGCTGAGGACCCCACATGGGGCGAGGATGAAGAGCCCCTGGCGTGCACGACCGATGCTTGGGCTCAGGGCTCTGTACCCGTGCTGCACACACCTGCCTCGGAGGTTCTGGAGGAGAATTGCCAAGTTGAA GACCTGGAGAACCTGGACCGGATCCCTTTAAGAAGATCGGGGCCGGGAAGAGCCTCCCAAGAACTGACGGAATCTCGGGAGCGTTCTCTGAGTGTCACCTTGGGTCCCCAGCCCAATCCGGAGCTGTTTCTGGAGGCAGAGCTCGGGGATACTCTGGAGGAACCTGATCGTGGGGCAAGAAGCCACTCTTCCTTGGTTGGGTTCTTGAATGGGAGTGTACAACCGTCATTGGAAGTGGAACTTGCAGAGAGTCCTCGTCCTTTCCCGGAGCTGTCCCAGGTAGCCCTTCCCCGGGCCTCTGTGGAGAGCCAGAGCCCACAGCACCTCAGGGGCCCCCTGTCGCTGGAGGACTTCTACTCTTGCATTCCCCAACCAGACGCGGCTGGGGACCAGTTGAAGCGCAAGACCCAGGCGATGTCCCCCAATGCCTCAGGCGTGTTAGTACCCTTCTCCTCCAAGGGCGACACCAGTGCTCTCAGTGCAACAGTGTCCTCCCAGTCGCAGCAGCCTGTGTACTTGGATTCGCGGCGTGGCGCGCTTCAGTCCAAGGTGGATCGCAAGGCAGCCGAGGTGCGCTTGGACCCTGCGCGGCTTCCCCGCCACTGGGTGCGCCCCCTGGCTGAGGTCTTGGTTCCAGACTCCAAGGTTCACCCCTTGGAAGCCTACCGTAAGCGCCAGCAGGGAAAGATCCAGGCCCAGGTTGGACTCCAAACCCCTGGCCCCCAAGTCCCTGCATCCCTGGCTGCGTTCTTCCCTCTACAACCTGACATTCCTTTCCGTGCTGTGGGCCCAGAACCCAGACTCCAATTACCCACTTTAAACTTAGGCCCACCATCACTATCCTTTGGGTCGAAGCTACCTTTCCCAAGCCCTGGGATTCATTTCCTTGGCACACACCCGGCAGTTGTTGAAGCTGCTCACAGGTCCAGCCCCAGTGTGTGGCCCAGAGCCAAGTGGCCCAGTGGCTGGGAGAGGGAGGCTGAGCTGCTGGGCAACCTGTGGGCTGGCCGCACCCGTGTGCCCCCACAGGGCCTGGGGCTTGCTGAAAAGGATGGCCAGGCTTCTGGATGGCCCCAAACAATGCCTCAGGTCCTTGAGGCCACATCCCAGGTATTCTGGAGGCCAGTGTTGGTGCCAGAAGCAGTGAAGTTGGCTCCTGGTGTGAGCATGTGGAACCGTAGCACCCAGGTGCTGCTTAACTCTGCTGTGTCCCAAGAGGAAGACAAAGAAGAAGGAGGCACCTCTCCTGCAGTTGAGCAGCGCCCCATCCAGAAAGGTGTGTCCAAACCTCATGTGACAGCAGAACAGCTAACAAAGAGTGCAACTCCCAAAGTGTGGCTGCTCCCCTCAAAGCCCATGCCCCATTCCGGTTCTTGA
- the C14H2orf81 gene encoding uncharacterized protein C2orf81 homolog isoform X1, with protein MAHDGSERQERQARDRGMTRSKAEKARPPTVTVPQVEIVPGRLNEAEWIALTAIEEGEDVVGDILADLLARVMDSAFQVYLTQQCIPFTISQAREAMLQIIEWRFLARDEGESAVAEDPTWGEDEEPLACTTDAWAQGSVPVLHTPASEVLEENCQVEVSLLPSPASRRVFDLLPFLTSHHPGAFPQDLENLDRIPLRRSGPGRASQELTESRERSLSVTLGPQPNPELFLEAELGDTLEEPDRGARSHSSLVGFLNGSVQPSLEVELAESPRPFPELSQVALPRASVESQSPQHLRGPLSLEDFYSCIPQPDAAGDQLKRKTQAMSPNASGVLVPFSSKGDTSALSATVSSQSQQPVYLDSRRGALQSKVDRKAAEVRLDPARLPRHWVRPLAEVLVPDSKVHPLEAYRKRQQGKIQAQVGLQTPGPQVPASLAAFFPLQPDIPFRAVGPEPRLQLPTLNLGPPSLSFGSKLPFPSPGIHFLGTHPAVVEAAHRSSPSVWPRAKWPSGWEREAELLGNLWAGRTRVPPQGLGLAEKDGQASGWPQTMPQVLEATSQVFWRPVLVPEAVKLAPGVSMWNRSTQVLLNSAVSQEEDKEEGGTSPAVEQRPIQKGVSKPHVTAEQLTKSATPKVWLLPSKPMPHSGS; from the exons ATGGCGCATGATGGCTCG GAAAGACAGGAGAGGCAGGCCCGAGACCGAGGGATGACCCGATCCAAGGCTGAGAAGGCGCGACCGCCCACCGTGACGGTGCCACAGGTGGAGATCGTGCCTGGGCGGCTTAATGAGGCCGAGTGGATCGCGTTAACCGCTATCGAGGAGGGCGAGGACGTAGTGGGGGACATCCTGGCGGATCTGCTGGCTCGAGTCATGGATTCCGCCTTCCAAGTCTACCTGACCCAGCAG TGCATTCCATTTACCATCAGCCAGGCCCGGGAGGCCATGCTGCAGATCATTGAGTGGCGCTTCCTGGCTCGGGACGAGGGAGAATCAGCAGTGGCTGAGGACCCCACATGGGGCGAGGATGAAGAGCCCCTGGCGTGCACGACCGATGCTTGGGCTCAGGGCTCTGTACCCGTGCTGCACACACCTGCCTCGGAGGTTCTGGAGGAGAATTGCCAAGTTGAAGTAAGCCTCCTTCCTAGCCCAGCGTCCCGCCGCGTCTTTGATCTACT tccctttctgacCTCTCACCATCCCGGTGCATTTCCGCAGGACCTGGAGAACCTGGACCGGATCCCTTTAAGAAGATCGGGGCCGGGAAGAGCCTCCCAAGAACTGACGGAATCTCGGGAGCGTTCTCTGAGTGTCACCTTGGGTCCCCAGCCCAATCCGGAGCTGTTTCTGGAGGCAGAGCTCGGGGATACTCTGGAGGAACCTGATCGTGGGGCAAGAAGCCACTCTTCCTTGGTTGGGTTCTTGAATGGGAGTGTACAACCGTCATTGGAAGTGGAACTTGCAGAGAGTCCTCGTCCTTTCCCGGAGCTGTCCCAGGTAGCCCTTCCCCGGGCCTCTGTGGAGAGCCAGAGCCCACAGCACCTCAGGGGCCCCCTGTCGCTGGAGGACTTCTACTCTTGCATTCCCCAACCAGACGCGGCTGGGGACCAGTTGAAGCGCAAGACCCAGGCGATGTCCCCCAATGCCTCAGGCGTGTTAGTACCCTTCTCCTCCAAGGGCGACACCAGTGCTCTCAGTGCAACAGTGTCCTCCCAGTCGCAGCAGCCTGTGTACTTGGATTCGCGGCGTGGCGCGCTTCAGTCCAAGGTGGATCGCAAGGCAGCCGAGGTGCGCTTGGACCCTGCGCGGCTTCCCCGCCACTGGGTGCGCCCCCTGGCTGAGGTCTTGGTTCCAGACTCCAAGGTTCACCCCTTGGAAGCCTACCGTAAGCGCCAGCAGGGAAAGATCCAGGCCCAGGTTGGACTCCAAACCCCTGGCCCCCAAGTCCCTGCATCCCTGGCTGCGTTCTTCCCTCTACAACCTGACATTCCTTTCCGTGCTGTGGGCCCAGAACCCAGACTCCAATTACCCACTTTAAACTTAGGCCCACCATCACTATCCTTTGGGTCGAAGCTACCTTTCCCAAGCCCTGGGATTCATTTCCTTGGCACACACCCGGCAGTTGTTGAAGCTGCTCACAGGTCCAGCCCCAGTGTGTGGCCCAGAGCCAAGTGGCCCAGTGGCTGGGAGAGGGAGGCTGAGCTGCTGGGCAACCTGTGGGCTGGCCGCACCCGTGTGCCCCCACAGGGCCTGGGGCTTGCTGAAAAGGATGGCCAGGCTTCTGGATGGCCCCAAACAATGCCTCAGGTCCTTGAGGCCACATCCCAGGTATTCTGGAGGCCAGTGTTGGTGCCAGAAGCAGTGAAGTTGGCTCCTGGTGTGAGCATGTGGAACCGTAGCACCCAGGTGCTGCTTAACTCTGCTGTGTCCCAAGAGGAAGACAAAGAAGAAGGAGGCACCTCTCCTGCAGTTGAGCAGCGCCCCATCCAGAAAGGTGTGTCCAAACCTCATGTGACAGCAGAACAGCTAACAAAGAGTGCAACTCCCAAAGTGTGGCTGCTCCCCTCAAAGCCCATGCCCCATTCCGGTTCTTGA
- the Wdr54 gene encoding WD repeat-containing protein 54: MFRLERSVPLRGSAAALCNNLSVLQLPARNLMHFAVVHGPSAQLLSAAPEGVPLAQRQLHAKEGAGVSPPLITQVHWCVLPFRVLLVLTSHRGIQMYESDGSIMVYWHALDSGDTSSVQAVFARGIAASGHFICVGTWTGRVLVFDIPAKGPNIVLSEELAGHQTAVTDIATEPAQGQDSVADMVTADDSGLLCVWRSGSEFTLLTRIPGFGIPCPSVQLWQGIIAAGYGNGQIRLYEATTGTLHVQINAHARAICALDLAPEVGKLLSAAEDTFVHIWKLRRSPESGYIEVEHCHGECVSDIQVCGARFCDPSGSSFAVTGYDLAEILRYSSV, from the exons ATGTTCCGCCTGGAGCGCTCCGTCCCCCTTCGAGGCTCAGCCGCCGCCCTGTGTAACAACCTCAGTGTGCTGCAGCTGCCCGCCCGCAACCTCATGCATTTTGCTGTGGTCCACGGACCAAGCGCCCAGCTTCTCAGCGCTGCCCCTGAGGGTGTACCATTGGCCCAGCGCCAGCTTCACGCCAAAGAGGGCGCTGGAGTGAGCCCCCCACTTATCACTCAG GTCCACTGGTGTGTCCTCCCCTTCCGAGTACTGCTGGTACTCACCTCACATCGAGGGATACAG ATGTATGAGTCTGATGGTTCCATCATGGTCTACTGGCATGCACTGGATTCTGGAGATACCTCTTCAG TACAGGCTGTGTTTGCTCGAGGAATTGCTGCCAGTGGCCACTTCATCTGTGTGG GAACATGGACAGGACGGGTGCTGGTGTTTGACATCCCAGCAAAGGGTCCCAACATTGTACTGAGTGAGGAGCTTGCTGGACACCAGACAGCAGTCACAGATATTGCAACGGAGCCTGCCCAGGGACAG GATAGCGTGGCTGACATGGTGACAGCTGATGATTCAGGCTTGTTGTGTGTCTGGCGATCAGGGTCTGAATTCACATTACTGACCCGCATTCCAGGATTCGG GATACCATGCCCCTCTGTGCAGCTATGGCAGGGGATCATAGCAGCAGGCTATGGGAACGGCCAAATACGTCTATATGAGGCCACTACAGGAACTCTACATGTCCAGATCAATGCCCACGCACGGGCCATCTGTGCCCTGGACCTCGCTCCTGAGGTGGGCAAG ctaCTCTCTGCAGCTGAGGACACCTTTGTACACATCTGGAAGCTAAGAAGAAGCCCAGAGAGTGGCTACATTGAG GTGGAACACTGTCATGGTGAGTGTGTATCTGACATCCAAGTGTGTGGTGCTCGATTCTGTGATCCCTCAGGCAGCTCCTTTGCTGTGACTGGCTATGACCTCGCTGAGATCCTGAGATACAGCAGTGTGTGA